The Maridesulfovibrio zosterae DSM 11974 genome contains a region encoding:
- a CDS encoding SlyX family protein: MSDTKQNELRIENLEMALALQDQTVEELNKFIIAQQKQISDLEKKVEIMMRHMKELRESVAHESPSDDVPPPHYGQV; the protein is encoded by the coding sequence ATGAGTGATACCAAACAAAATGAATTAAGAATCGAAAATCTTGAAATGGCTCTGGCACTTCAGGATCAGACTGTTGAAGAATTGAATAAATTCATCATTGCCCAGCAAAAACAAATTTCTGATCTTGAAAAAAAGGTTGAAATTATGATGCGCCACATGAAAGAACTAAGAGAATCTGTGGCACACGAGTCACCCTCTGATGATGTTCCTCCTCCACATTATGGGCAAGTTTAA
- the metG gene encoding methionine--tRNA ligase, which translates to MDSFFITTPIYYVNAKPHLGHAYTTILADSMNRFHKLLGDETFFLTGTDEHGDKIVQAAEKGGQTPREYVDEISSMFSELWPGLQIENDDFIRTTEERHIKCVQEVLQKVYDKGDIYFGEYGGHYCFGCERFYTEKELVDGKCPQHETVPKYIAEKNYFFKMSKYQDWLIGHINTNPDFIRPERYRNEVLSLLKSGALEDLCISRPKTRLEWGIELPFDENFVTYVWFDALINYITALDYPEGEKYKKFWPSANHLVAKDILKPHAVFWPTMLKAAEIEPYQHLNVHGYWLIKDTKMSKSLGNVVSPLEMADKYGVNAFRYFLLREMVFGNDSSFSEDALVGRLNADLANDLGNLFSRTLSMTHKYFNGLVPAPGEEGDEDCDIKNIGRKAMADFQNNFLEAKFSRGLEGLWELVRGLNKYIDTTQPWTLFKEENMSRLGTVMYVLLENMRKIAVHLWPVMPEASEQMLAQLGIKFIPEKVNLQGEIDVWGLLEHGTEVASKSNLFPRVELDKKETAPKKKKESKASKKKSAEAQTEIPGVIEFPDFQKVDMRVGTVLSVAKHPDADKLLLVKIDTGDEEPRQVVAGLAEFFKPEELEGRQVIVVVNLKPRKLRGETSQGMILAVRNGEEMQLMTVTAPVGNGCKVS; encoded by the coding sequence TTGGATTCGTTTTTTATTACAACTCCCATTTATTATGTTAATGCCAAACCTCATTTAGGGCATGCTTATACAACAATTCTTGCTGATTCCATGAATCGGTTTCATAAGCTGTTGGGAGATGAAACTTTCTTTCTCACCGGAACAGACGAGCACGGTGATAAAATCGTGCAGGCTGCCGAAAAGGGCGGACAGACACCACGTGAATACGTTGATGAAATCAGCTCAATGTTCAGCGAATTGTGGCCCGGTTTGCAGATTGAAAATGATGACTTTATCAGAACAACTGAAGAGCGGCATATTAAATGTGTTCAGGAAGTTTTGCAGAAAGTTTACGATAAAGGTGACATCTATTTTGGTGAATACGGTGGTCATTACTGCTTCGGATGTGAAAGATTCTATACTGAAAAAGAACTGGTGGATGGTAAATGCCCTCAGCATGAAACTGTTCCTAAATATATTGCCGAAAAGAACTATTTTTTCAAAATGTCCAAATATCAGGATTGGCTCATTGGTCATATTAATACCAATCCAGATTTTATCCGTCCTGAAAGATACCGTAATGAAGTACTGAGTCTGCTTAAGTCCGGTGCTCTTGAAGATCTTTGCATCTCCCGTCCTAAGACCCGCCTTGAGTGGGGCATTGAACTTCCTTTTGATGAAAATTTTGTGACTTATGTATGGTTTGATGCTCTTATCAACTATATTACAGCTCTTGATTATCCTGAAGGTGAGAAATATAAAAAGTTCTGGCCCAGTGCTAACCATCTCGTGGCAAAAGATATCCTCAAGCCTCATGCTGTCTTTTGGCCTACCATGCTGAAAGCTGCTGAAATTGAACCATACCAGCACCTTAACGTGCATGGTTATTGGCTTATTAAAGATACTAAGATGTCAAAATCTCTTGGAAACGTAGTATCACCGCTTGAAATGGCTGATAAGTACGGTGTAAACGCTTTCAGATACTTTTTGTTGCGTGAAATGGTTTTCGGTAATGATTCAAGTTTTTCTGAAGATGCTCTGGTCGGCCGTCTTAATGCTGATCTTGCCAATGATCTGGGCAATCTATTCAGTCGTACTTTGTCTATGACCCATAAGTATTTCAACGGTCTTGTTCCCGCCCCCGGTGAAGAAGGCGATGAAGATTGCGATATTAAAAATATTGGCCGTAAAGCTATGGCTGATTTTCAAAATAATTTCCTTGAAGCCAAGTTTTCACGTGGCCTTGAAGGGCTATGGGAGCTTGTACGCGGGCTTAATAAGTATATTGATACAACTCAGCCGTGGACTCTCTTTAAAGAAGAAAACATGTCCCGACTTGGTACAGTAATGTATGTGTTGCTTGAAAATATGCGTAAAATAGCTGTACATCTCTGGCCTGTCATGCCGGAAGCAAGTGAACAGATGCTGGCACAGCTGGGTATTAAATTTATTCCTGAAAAGGTTAACCTGCAGGGTGAAATTGATGTTTGGGGACTTCTTGAACACGGTACTGAAGTAGCCAGCAAGTCTAACCTGTTTCCCCGAGTTGAACTCGACAAAAAGGAAACTGCACCTAAGAAAAAGAAAGAATCTAAAGCGTCCAAAAAGAAATCAGCAGAAGCTCAGACTGAGATTCCCGGTGTAATTGAGTTTCCTGATTTTCAGAAAGTGGATATGCGTGTTGGAACAGTACTTTCTGTTGCAAAGCATCCTGACGCAGATAAACTTTTGCTGGTAAAAATTGATACTGGTGATGAAGAACCACGTCAGGTTGTTGCCGGGCTTGCTGAATTTTTCAAACCAGAAGAACTTGAAGGTCGTCAGGTTATCGTTGTTGTAAACCTTAAGCCTCGCAAGCTCCGTGGTGAAACTTCACAAGGCATGATTTTAGCCGTTCGCAATGGTGAAGAAATGCAGCTTATGACTGTTACTGCACCTGTTGGAAATGGTTGTAAAGTATCATAG
- a CDS encoding response regulator, whose amino-acid sequence MRVLIVDDDFYCRNMLHEIMKPYAQCDIAVNGEEAVFAFKRGLEDGKAYDLVCLDLVMPEMDGQQALREMRSIEKDFSVEGDSGVKVIVTTMLDDRKETHDAFFLGGATSYLVKPIEENKLLKELNNLGFNLE is encoded by the coding sequence ATGCGAGTGCTGATTGTAGATGATGATTTTTACTGCCGCAATATGTTGCATGAGATCATGAAACCATATGCACAGTGTGACATTGCCGTTAACGGGGAAGAAGCTGTTTTTGCCTTTAAAAGGGGGCTTGAGGACGGCAAAGCTTACGATCTTGTTTGTCTGGATCTCGTGATGCCGGAGATGGATGGTCAACAGGCACTGCGTGAGATGCGCTCTATAGAGAAAGATTTCAGCGTAGAAGGCGATAGTGGCGTGAAGGTTATCGTTACAACTATGCTTGATGACCGCAAGGAAACTCATGATGCCTTTTTTCTCGGTGGTGCAACTTCTTATCTGGTTAAGCCGATTGAAGAAAATAAGCTTCTTAAGGAGCTTAATAATTTAGGTTTTAATCTGGAATAA
- the ricT gene encoding PSP1 domain-containing protein: MSQILGVKFNDFGQIYYFSSGPFVVREGHSVLVKTEQGMGLGRVSVVQQDLPEDVTEDSVKTIYRLAGEEDLTADAENRELARAAHKFCKNCIDQQKLEMKLVDVEVFFDRSKIIFYFTAPGRIDFRELVKDLVKEYRTRIELRQIGVRHETQMLGAIGNCGQICCCRRFMRKFMPVTIRMAKEQNLFLNPTKISGICGRLLCCLSFEQENYEQFHKKCPKIGKRYNTIHGSVRVTRTNFFSNALTVAPEKGDEIEISLDDWPDVLRQPSTESGGTNRSRADLPNESSTDFKRAKQSLISADKESSPRPRHLKPGVAGTSSPEDNTPLDGSGISSSGQMDSSTPERGNQKRSDSVRSRSDRPKLNKSRPDRSGAERKKRPIKPKGSPQHTDIQSGPATDANAGAIEKNESSGNLDKKPSSKGRRPSRRRRRKKPSGPKSK; encoded by the coding sequence ATGTCTCAAATTTTAGGTGTTAAGTTTAATGATTTCGGGCAGATATATTATTTCTCGTCCGGTCCTTTTGTGGTGCGAGAAGGTCATTCTGTTCTTGTTAAGACTGAGCAGGGCATGGGGCTTGGCAGGGTTTCTGTTGTACAGCAGGATCTGCCGGAAGATGTGACCGAGGATTCTGTCAAAACTATCTATCGCCTTGCCGGTGAAGAAGACCTTACTGCCGATGCCGAAAATAGAGAGTTGGCCCGTGCAGCTCATAAATTCTGCAAGAACTGTATCGACCAGCAAAAGCTGGAGATGAAGCTTGTTGATGTTGAGGTCTTTTTTGATCGAAGCAAGATAATTTTTTATTTTACAGCTCCGGGAAGAATTGATTTTCGCGAATTGGTTAAGGATTTAGTTAAAGAATATCGTACACGCATTGAATTGCGTCAGATCGGTGTCCGCCATGAAACCCAGATGTTGGGAGCCATTGGTAACTGTGGACAGATTTGTTGCTGCCGAAGATTTATGCGTAAATTTATGCCGGTGACAATTCGGATGGCTAAGGAGCAGAATTTATTTTTGAATCCTACCAAAATTTCCGGTATTTGTGGTCGTCTTTTATGCTGTCTGTCTTTTGAGCAGGAAAATTATGAGCAGTTCCACAAAAAATGTCCTAAAATAGGTAAACGGTATAACACAATTCATGGAAGTGTTCGTGTCACCAGAACAAATTTTTTCAGTAATGCTCTGACTGTGGCTCCTGAAAAGGGTGATGAAATCGAAATTTCTCTTGATGACTGGCCAGATGTATTACGTCAGCCTTCTACAGAAAGTGGGGGAACTAATCGTTCTCGTGCGGATTTACCAAATGAGTCTAGTACAGATTTCAAAAGGGCAAAACAGAGCCTTATTTCTGCTGATAAAGAAAGCAGTCCCAGGCCTAGGCATTTAAAGCCCGGTGTTGCCGGGACATCTAGCCCTGAAGATAATACTCCTTTAGATGGATCAGGTATATCCAGTTCCGGACAGATGGATAGCTCTACACCTGAGCGTGGCAATCAGAAACGTTCGGATTCGGTACGTTCCAGGTCAGACCGACCTAAATTAAATAAGTCCAGACCTGATCGTTCCGGGGCGGAACGTAAGAAACGTCCAATAAAGCCGAAAGGTAGTCCGCAACATACAGATATTCAGAGTGGACCTGCTACTGATGCAAATGCAGGGGCTATTGAGAAGAATGAATCCTCTGGTAATTTGGATAAAAAACCTTCTTCAAAGGGGCGTCGTCCTTCAAGACGTAGACGCCGGAAAAAGCCTTCAGGACCTAAGAGCAAGTAA